A portion of the Blastopirellula sediminis genome contains these proteins:
- a CDS encoding PH domain-containing protein: MDKDDFADKMKPRDDSRRDDPEEKLWSGDYSAKDMYGSWIIAAVLSITALVVSGIFFFPAILPVIGVVALVWIILLFRLMWRKWSVHYELTTQRFVHEKGILSRTTDRIEVIDIDDVTFTQSIFDRMFGVGTISITSSDRTHPSLVLDGIEDVRRVAEMIDSARRKERIRRGIHIESI, from the coding sequence ATGGATAAAGATGACTTCGCTGACAAGATGAAGCCTCGCGATGACAGTCGCCGTGACGACCCGGAAGAAAAGCTGTGGTCGGGCGATTATTCGGCCAAAGATATGTATGGCTCCTGGATTATCGCGGCCGTGCTATCGATCACGGCGCTGGTCGTCTCCGGCATCTTTTTCTTTCCGGCGATCCTGCCGGTGATCGGCGTCGTGGCGCTGGTTTGGATCATCCTCCTCTTCCGGTTGATGTGGCGAAAGTGGAGCGTCCATTACGAGTTGACGACGCAGCGGTTCGTCCATGAAAAGGGAATTCTCAGCCGGACCACCGACCGGATCGAAGTGATCGACATCGATGACGTCACATTCACGCAAAGCATCTTTGATCGTATGTTCGGCGTCGGGACGATTTCGATTACGTCGAGCGATCGCACCCATCCCTCGTTAGTGCTGGATGGAATCGAAGACGTCCGCCGGGTCGCCGAGATGATCGACAGCGCGCGTCGAAAAGAACGGATTCGCCGTGGAATTCACATCGAATCGATCTAG
- the smc gene encoding chromosome segregation protein SMC, translating to MLKALELVGFKSFADKTRFEFPPGITVVVGPNGSGKSNIVDAIKWALGEQSAKSLRGKEMADVIFKGAASGARKPANSAEATIVFDNSEGQLSIDSPEVHVSRRVYRSGEAEYLINRHPCRLRDVRDLCSGTGVGADAYAIIEQGKVDTLLQASSKDRRAIFEEAAGISRFKSKKLETQRRLERVEQNLLRLADIVDEVGGRLKSVRAQAGKAQRYREYSQRLQDLRVSVGLVDWRALTARLEEYEVELSQLREEAASLTQAVKASEERSAALETEARALTDGMAQAEGDLSRAEQRVATLSAASNMQYRQLHELTRDIASRRERVSRLKSAEASLTIDVKSIRGLLDAARLQYETVVEELHSVEETAADLEAGVEQLRKDREERRQRHVELLKEASSLENSIGAIEAEVAAAQRRLSEVAEQYSEICAAIAAQQSELEAFEEEGARVAIDLEKKQERLDQTQDRLSRQRDDLRTRQDALTTLSHRRAAIHERAKVLDELEKRYEGLNAGVKEVLSRARDEKEYHFRSVAGLVADVFQVDVQIATLIEIALGDAAHYVVLRDAALVDAIENGRVHFPGRVGLIELESCLPRVGEDDEEQLAEDGDVRGRADRFVETAEEFAPLVSQLLGDAWIVTDLAAARRLHRQYPRRRFVAETGEMLEADGRIYVGPRANASGIISRRSELRSLRDQLADLDEEIETGRGEITALQHEIAEADDELRSAIDEHRQATLAQSEHRARLAAVQQQLEHLARDQHRSGQEQESIRRQIEDGDSRLQSVRHSLAEKQRETANLERAADDDHAKAAMLESERAQVGQQATSLKIELAKSEQQVTSLGQQAKQTEQALAEKSQAIAENRDRLTGEQKQYSTLEREILSANGELAHLYLIREQRYREVHSGRVRRRAIETQRAEITADSQRMRREMEGIAERMHRKELAGGDLRHERGTLAARLLEDYGIEINKYADKEDLEPIEDRQAVDEEIADLRRKVTNIGAVNVDALQELDELEQRYAHLSGQLNDLTEAKQSLEKIIHKINADSRRLFEETLTTVRDNFRQLFRKVFGGGSADIILEEGVDVLEAGVDIVATPPGKNTLHISLLSGGERALTAVTLLLAIFQFRPSPFCILDEVDGPLDEANIGRFVDVLRGFLDWTRFVIVTHSKATMAAASTLYGVTMQESGVSKRVSVQFDDVSEDGQISQAAVDRDGGDAQVA from the coding sequence ATGCTGAAGGCGCTCGAACTTGTCGGTTTCAAGAGCTTCGCCGACAAAACGCGGTTCGAGTTTCCCCCCGGCATTACGGTGGTGGTTGGGCCCAATGGTTCCGGTAAGTCGAATATCGTCGACGCCATCAAGTGGGCTTTAGGCGAACAAAGCGCAAAAAGTCTCCGCGGCAAAGAGATGGCGGACGTCATCTTCAAAGGTGCCGCCTCGGGTGCCCGCAAGCCGGCCAATTCGGCCGAAGCGACGATCGTCTTCGACAATAGTGAAGGCCAGCTCTCGATCGACTCGCCTGAGGTCCATGTTTCCCGCCGCGTTTACCGCAGCGGCGAAGCCGAATACCTGATCAATCGCCATCCCTGCCGTTTGCGCGACGTCCGCGATCTGTGCAGCGGAACCGGCGTCGGCGCCGACGCCTACGCGATCATCGAGCAAGGGAAGGTCGACACGCTGCTGCAAGCGTCGTCGAAAGATCGCCGCGCGATCTTTGAAGAAGCGGCCGGGATCAGCCGGTTCAAATCGAAAAAGCTGGAAACGCAGCGGCGGCTCGAGCGAGTTGAGCAGAACCTGCTCCGCTTGGCCGATATCGTCGACGAAGTGGGCGGTCGTTTGAAAAGCGTCCGCGCTCAGGCCGGCAAGGCGCAGCGTTACCGGGAATATAGTCAACGTCTGCAAGATTTGCGGGTTAGCGTCGGCCTCGTCGATTGGCGAGCCCTCACCGCACGGCTCGAAGAATACGAAGTCGAGCTGTCGCAACTTCGCGAAGAAGCGGCCTCGCTGACGCAAGCAGTGAAAGCGTCGGAAGAGCGGAGCGCAGCGCTGGAGACCGAAGCGCGGGCTCTGACTGACGGCATGGCCCAGGCCGAAGGGGATCTTTCCCGCGCCGAACAGCGGGTTGCCACGCTTTCCGCCGCCTCCAACATGCAATATCGCCAGTTGCATGAGCTGACCCGCGACATCGCCAGCCGGCGTGAACGGGTTTCGCGGCTCAAATCGGCCGAAGCCTCGCTGACGATCGACGTCAAATCAATCCGCGGTTTGCTCGACGCGGCACGCTTGCAGTACGAAACGGTCGTTGAAGAACTCCATAGCGTCGAAGAAACGGCCGCCGACCTGGAGGCTGGCGTCGAACAACTTCGCAAAGACCGGGAAGAGCGTCGCCAGCGGCACGTCGAACTGCTGAAGGAAGCTTCGAGCCTGGAAAACTCGATCGGCGCCATCGAAGCCGAAGTCGCCGCCGCTCAGCGCCGGTTGAGCGAAGTGGCCGAGCAATACAGCGAGATCTGCGCCGCGATCGCCGCCCAGCAAAGCGAGCTGGAGGCCTTTGAAGAAGAAGGCGCCCGGGTCGCGATCGACCTGGAGAAGAAGCAGGAGCGGCTCGATCAGACGCAAGATCGTTTGTCGCGGCAGCGTGACGACCTGCGAACGCGGCAAGACGCGCTCACTACCCTTTCTCATCGTCGTGCGGCGATTCACGAGCGAGCCAAGGTCCTCGACGAGCTGGAAAAGCGGTACGAAGGGCTCAACGCCGGCGTGAAGGAAGTGCTGTCACGCGCTCGGGACGAAAAGGAATATCACTTCCGCTCGGTCGCCGGCCTGGTCGCCGACGTCTTTCAGGTCGACGTCCAAATCGCCACCCTGATCGAAATCGCCCTCGGCGACGCCGCCCATTACGTGGTGCTGCGCGACGCCGCGCTGGTCGACGCTATCGAAAATGGCCGCGTTCATTTTCCGGGACGCGTCGGCTTGATCGAGCTGGAAAGCTGTCTTCCCCGCGTTGGCGAAGATGACGAAGAGCAGCTAGCAGAAGATGGCGACGTTCGCGGGCGAGCCGATCGCTTTGTCGAGACGGCCGAAGAATTCGCTCCGCTGGTCAGCCAACTGTTGGGTGACGCCTGGATTGTGACCGATCTGGCGGCCGCTCGTCGTTTGCATCGGCAATACCCGCGTCGCCGCTTTGTGGCGGAGACAGGGGAAATGCTCGAAGCGGACGGCCGAATCTACGTCGGTCCACGAGCCAACGCCTCTGGCATCATTTCGCGACGTAGCGAACTGCGCTCGCTTCGCGATCAGCTGGCCGATTTGGACGAGGAAATTGAAACAGGCCGCGGCGAAATCACCGCGCTGCAACACGAAATCGCCGAAGCGGACGACGAACTGCGCAGCGCCATCGACGAACATCGTCAGGCGACCCTCGCCCAGTCGGAGCATCGCGCTCGTCTGGCCGCAGTGCAGCAGCAGCTCGAACATCTGGCCCGCGATCAACATCGAAGCGGCCAAGAGCAGGAATCGATCCGCCGGCAGATTGAGGATGGGGACTCGCGACTTCAGTCGGTGCGTCACTCCTTGGCCGAAAAACAGCGGGAAACGGCCAATTTGGAGCGAGCGGCCGACGACGACCACGCCAAGGCGGCGATGCTCGAGAGCGAACGAGCCCAGGTCGGGCAGCAAGCGACCAGCTTGAAAATCGAGCTCGCCAAAAGCGAGCAGCAGGTCACTTCGCTCGGGCAGCAAGCGAAACAGACCGAACAGGCCTTGGCCGAGAAATCGCAGGCGATCGCGGAAAACCGAGATCGTCTGACCGGCGAGCAAAAACAGTATTCGACCCTGGAGCGGGAAATCCTCTCCGCCAACGGCGAATTGGCCCATTTGTACCTGATTCGCGAACAGCGTTATCGCGAAGTCCACTCGGGCCGCGTCCGTCGCCGCGCGATTGAAACGCAGCGAGCCGAAATCACCGCCGATTCGCAACGGATGCGGCGCGAGATGGAAGGAATCGCCGAGCGAATGCATCGCAAAGAGCTGGCTGGCGGCGATCTGCGACATGAACGAGGAACGCTAGCGGCTCGTTTGCTCGAAGATTACGGCATCGAAATCAACAAGTATGCCGACAAAGAGGATCTTGAGCCGATCGAGGATCGCCAGGCGGTCGACGAAGAGATCGCCGACCTGCGCCGCAAAGTGACCAACATCGGCGCCGTAAACGTCGACGCGCTGCAGGAATTGGACGAGTTGGAGCAGCGTTACGCCCATCTGTCCGGTCAGCTGAACGATTTAACCGAAGCGAAGCAGTCGCTCGAAAAGATCATTCACAAGATCAACGCCGACAGTCGCCGGCTGTTTGAAGAGACGCTGACGACGGTGCGGGATAACTTCCGCCAGCTCTTCCGCAAGGTGTTCGGCGGCGGCTCGGCCGACATCATCCTCGAAGAGGGAGTCGACGTCCTGGAGGCCGGGGTCGACATCGTGGCGACTCCGCCAGGTAAGAACACGCTCCACATCTCGCTGCTGAGCGGCGGTGAGCGCGCGCTGACGGCAGTGACGCTGCTGCTAGCGATATTCCAGTTCCGCCCGAGTCCTTTCTGTATTTTGGACGAAGTGGACGGTCCGCTCGATGAAGCGAACATTGGACGCTTCGTCGACGTCTTAAGAGGGTTCCTCGACTGGACGCGGTTTGTGATCGTCACGCACTCCAAGGCGACGATGGCTGCGGCCTCGACGTTGTATGGGGTGACGATGCAAGAGTCGGGCGTGTCGAAGCGGGTCTCGGTGCAGTTCGACGACGTCAGCGAAGACGGCCAGATTTCGCAGGCCGCCGTCGACCGAGATGGCGGTGACGCGCAGGTTGCGTGA
- a CDS encoding polyprenyl synthetase family protein — protein MSQAANGVPRSLPADAQFLSSAYGGIAHEMAAVEKILTREMSSRYEAVNEVVSYGCMLGGKRMRPALLLLAAKACGNVTDAHYTLGAVIEMIHTATLVHDDVLDEADQRRHLATVNSRWNNETSVLLGDFLFSHAFYLATTLPTTCAARMIGRSTNVVCEGELRQIASRQAFETSEEEYLEIIDAKTAELCACACELGARYAEASEEQVAALEKFGRDLGVAFQIADDLLDVEGNEVETGKSLGTDLEKQKPTLPLIYALQYFQGDEREQVLAIVEGPAERRGIDLKPWLAQCDALGYARRRANEYVQSAIDALAVLPPSEARTTLEQLASFVTARSC, from the coding sequence GTGAGCCAAGCAGCCAACGGCGTACCCCGCTCTTTACCCGCTGACGCCCAGTTTCTTTCCTCGGCGTACGGCGGCATCGCGCACGAAATGGCGGCGGTCGAAAAGATCCTGACCCGCGAGATGAGCTCGCGCTACGAAGCGGTCAACGAAGTCGTTTCGTACGGCTGCATGCTCGGCGGCAAACGGATGCGTCCCGCGCTATTGCTGTTGGCGGCCAAAGCCTGCGGCAACGTGACCGACGCCCACTACACGCTCGGCGCCGTGATCGAGATGATTCACACTGCGACGCTCGTCCATGACGACGTCCTCGATGAAGCCGATCAGCGCCGTCATTTGGCGACCGTCAACTCGCGCTGGAACAACGAGACCAGCGTCCTGCTCGGCGACTTCCTCTTTTCGCACGCGTTCTACCTGGCGACCACTTTGCCGACCACTTGCGCCGCTCGCATGATCGGTCGTTCGACCAACGTCGTCTGCGAAGGGGAACTGCGCCAGATCGCCAGTCGCCAGGCGTTTGAAACGAGCGAAGAGGAATACCTCGAAATCATCGACGCCAAAACGGCGGAGCTCTGCGCTTGTGCTTGTGAACTCGGCGCTCGCTACGCGGAAGCGAGCGAAGAGCAAGTCGCCGCGCTCGAGAAGTTCGGCCGTGATCTGGGCGTCGCATTCCAGATCGCTGACGATCTGCTCGACGTCGAAGGAAACGAAGTCGAAACCGGCAAGTCGCTCGGCACTGATCTCGAAAAGCAAAAGCCGACGCTGCCGTTGATCTACGCCCTGCAATACTTCCAGGGTGACGAACGGGAACAAGTTCTCGCGATCGTCGAAGGCCCGGCCGAACGCCGCGGCATCGATCTCAAGCCTTGGCTCGCCCAGTGCGACGCTCTGGGATATGCTCGCCGCCGCGCCAACGAATACGTCCAATCGGCGATCGACGCTCTCGCGGTTCTCCCGCCGTCCGAAGCCCGGACGACGCTGGAACAATTGGCCAGCTTCGTCACAGCTCGCTCGTGCTAA
- a CDS encoding flagellar basal body P-ring protein FlgI, which produces MTTRALQSRSRTAAVLLVAGGLLVSPGCVSWFHDEEPPAIVDTSPAEWELSRVVGDLTVPVGLEPAKIQAVSMVVGLDNTGSDPPPSPLQESLINEMRIRKIANPNTELASPRTSLVIAEAYIPPGARAGDRVDIRVLTPRDSETTSLVGGWMLEAALSESAVLEGRLRKGETFVRGHGAILTDNVRQGQDDAELLLKRGVILGGGILKKDRPIGLAMGASDVSIQASARVGQAINGRFFSYQNGGGKTGVANPLDDKKIELRVHPKYYENVPRFLRVVRYIPIGDTTEERLQRITNAEAEMLIPETAEAGAMKLEALGKDSLDSLKKGLVSKSPLVRFCAAESLAYLDDPAAIPTLTEAARSQSEFRHRAFLAFGTLDDLSVIDELEGLLHCESVEARYGAFDTLLKKTGKAPIVRGVDMKGRFVFHSIRTNSPPLIHFRMTERSEVVVFGDQIPVRTDAVLLMPKGLTITGTTDGKLKVTRVVAGRENQAFVCEPIVGELIKGIVDAEGDYPEVMKAIYSLKQQGAIDAKVEADSLASNDRVYYLDREEIDDSAEWAADESETEAVEEDTAEADSEEIASSEKSDEKSWWRFW; this is translated from the coding sequence ATGACTACTCGGGCACTTCAATCTCGTTCACGTACCGCCGCCGTTTTGCTGGTCGCCGGCGGCTTGCTGGTTTCGCCTGGGTGCGTCTCGTGGTTTCATGACGAGGAACCGCCGGCCATCGTCGACACTTCGCCCGCCGAGTGGGAACTATCGCGGGTTGTCGGCGATTTGACCGTTCCGGTTGGTCTAGAACCGGCGAAGATCCAAGCGGTTTCGATGGTGGTCGGTCTCGACAACACCGGTAGCGATCCCCCGCCGTCGCCGCTGCAAGAATCGCTGATCAACGAGATGCGGATTCGCAAAATCGCGAATCCCAATACCGAACTCGCGTCGCCGCGCACGTCGCTGGTGATCGCCGAAGCGTACATTCCGCCAGGTGCTCGAGCCGGCGACCGCGTTGATATCCGCGTGCTGACGCCGCGCGACTCGGAAACGACCAGTCTGGTCGGCGGCTGGATGTTGGAAGCGGCCCTGTCGGAATCGGCCGTTCTCGAAGGTCGCTTGCGTAAAGGGGAAACCTTCGTTCGCGGCCATGGCGCCATTCTCACGGACAACGTCCGCCAAGGTCAGGACGATGCTGAATTGCTCCTGAAACGGGGCGTGATTCTCGGCGGCGGCATCCTGAAGAAGGATCGTCCGATTGGGCTGGCGATGGGCGCCAGCGACGTTTCGATCCAGGCCAGCGCTCGCGTCGGCCAGGCGATCAATGGCCGCTTTTTCAGCTATCAAAACGGGGGCGGCAAGACCGGCGTCGCCAATCCGCTGGACGACAAAAAGATCGAACTGCGAGTTCATCCGAAATACTACGAAAACGTTCCCCGCTTTCTCCGCGTCGTCCGCTACATCCCGATCGGCGACACGACTGAAGAACGCTTGCAACGGATTACCAACGCCGAAGCGGAGATGCTGATCCCGGAAACGGCCGAAGCGGGCGCTATGAAGCTCGAAGCGCTCGGCAAAGATTCGCTCGATTCGCTGAAGAAGGGGCTCGTCTCGAAGAGCCCACTGGTTCGCTTCTGTGCGGCGGAATCGCTCGCCTATCTGGATGATCCGGCGGCGATTCCGACGTTGACCGAAGCGGCTCGCAGCCAAAGCGAGTTCCGCCATCGGGCGTTTCTCGCCTTCGGCACGCTCGACGATCTGTCGGTGATCGACGAACTGGAAGGACTGCTCCACTGCGAAAGCGTCGAAGCTCGCTACGGCGCGTTTGACACGCTGCTCAAAAAGACCGGCAAGGCGCCGATCGTCCGCGGCGTCGACATGAAGGGGCGATTCGTCTTCCATTCGATCCGCACCAACTCGCCGCCGCTGATTCACTTCCGCATGACTGAACGCTCGGAAGTGGTCGTCTTTGGCGATCAAATTCCGGTCCGGACCGACGCCGTCTTGCTAATGCCGAAGGGGTTGACCATCACCGGCACGACCGATGGCAAGCTGAAGGTGACCCGCGTGGTCGCCGGCCGCGAGAATCAGGCGTTCGTCTGCGAGCCGATCGTGGGCGAGCTGATCAAGGGAATCGTCGACGCCGAAGGGGACTATCCGGAGGTGATGAAGGCGATTTACAGCCTGAAGCAGCAGGGCGCCATCGACGCCAAGGTCGAAGCCGATTCGCTCGCCAGTAACGATCGCGTCTATTATCTCGATCGGGAGGAGATTGACGATTCGGCAGAATGGGCTGCGGATGAGTCGGAAACGGAAGCGGTTGAAGAGGATACGGCGGAGGCCGACTCAGAAGAAATTGCTTCCAGCGAGAAATCGGACGAGAAAAGTTGGTGGCGGTTTTGGTAA
- the nrdR gene encoding transcriptional regulator NrdR, which produces MRCPFCRTDNDKVIDSRASQDGFSIRRRRECLGCKRRYTTYERVEEMSIKIIKKDNVREPFQPEKIKKGLALACWKRPISESQIESIVSGVESDIYAECEGEVESHYIGELVMRHLQKIDQVAYVRFASVYREFKDVHDFVDELQPMLNTPRNPNTPQ; this is translated from the coding sequence ATGCGATGCCCATTTTGCCGTACGGATAACGACAAAGTGATCGACTCGCGCGCTAGTCAGGACGGGTTCTCGATCCGTCGCCGCCGCGAGTGCCTGGGCTGCAAACGTCGCTATACGACGTACGAGCGGGTCGAGGAAATGTCGATCAAGATTATCAAAAAGGATAACGTCCGCGAGCCTTTTCAGCCCGAAAAGATCAAAAAAGGGTTGGCCCTGGCTTGCTGGAAACGCCCGATCAGCGAATCGCAAATTGAGAGCATCGTCTCCGGCGTCGAAAGCGACATCTATGCCGAGTGCGAAGGGGAAGTCGAAAGCCACTACATCGGCGAACTGGTGATGCGTCATCTGCAGAAGATCGACCAGGTCGCCTACGTCCGCTTCGCGAGCGTCTATCGCGAGTTCAAAGACGTTCACGACTTCGTGGATGAGCTGCAGCCGATGCTGAACACGCCGCGTAATCCGAATACGCCGCAGTAA
- a CDS encoding helix-turn-helix domain-containing protein — MKVFTTGQVAKICKVAPRTVSKWFDSGRLKGYRIPGSQDRRIPREYLIKFLKEHGMPLGDLEDEAMAKCLIVAQDQVLVENLRRELPPEKSFKVAVAASGFEAGIQAEGFHPDCIIVDFSIGRVEALQICQNLRRNIDFAETILIALLPDDGNPMSFDRSTINETFKKPFDAALLAERLRTLIGAKKELV, encoded by the coding sequence ATGAAGGTCTTCACAACAGGACAGGTCGCGAAGATCTGTAAAGTGGCCCCGCGCACGGTAAGCAAGTGGTTCGATTCGGGCCGTCTTAAAGGTTACCGGATTCCGGGATCGCAAGATCGCCGAATTCCGCGGGAATATCTGATTAAGTTCTTGAAAGAGCACGGGATGCCCTTGGGCGACCTGGAAGACGAAGCCATGGCCAAGTGCCTGATCGTCGCTCAAGATCAAGTCTTGGTCGAAAATCTGCGTCGTGAATTGCCGCCCGAAAAGTCGTTCAAGGTCGCTGTGGCCGCGAGCGGTTTTGAAGCCGGTATTCAAGCCGAAGGTTTCCACCCGGACTGCATCATCGTCGACTTTTCAATCGGTCGCGTCGAAGCGTTGCAGATTTGCCAAAATCTGCGTCGCAACATCGACTTCGCCGAAACGATCCTCATCGCCCTGCTGCCGGATGACGGCAACCCGATGAGCTTCGATCGCTCGACGATCAATGAAACCTTTAAGAAGCCGTTCGACGCCGCTTTGCTGGCCGAGCGCCTTCGCACGCTGATTGGCGCCAAGAAAGAATTGGTCTAG
- the moaC gene encoding cyclic pyranopterin monophosphate synthase MoaC, with protein sequence MAGELTHFDDSGASRMVDVSAKPTTVRTAKAEASVVMAAATAARIAQRDLGKGDVLEVARLAGIMAAKRTGEWIPLCHPIPLEGVTIDFRFVDATTLVIEASTRTTGKTGVEMEALTAASAAALTVYDMCKSIDREMEIRAVRLLEKTGGRSGHFVRSADGDQADSASSR encoded by the coding sequence ATGGCCGGCGAACTGACCCATTTCGACGACTCCGGCGCCAGCCGAATGGTCGACGTCAGCGCCAAGCCGACGACGGTCAGAACGGCCAAAGCCGAAGCTTCCGTCGTTATGGCGGCGGCGACGGCGGCGAGGATCGCCCAACGCGATCTCGGCAAAGGGGACGTCCTGGAAGTCGCTCGCTTGGCCGGCATCATGGCGGCCAAGCGGACCGGCGAGTGGATCCCGCTTTGCCATCCGATTCCGCTGGAAGGGGTGACGATTGACTTTCGCTTTGTCGATGCGACGACCCTGGTGATCGAAGCGTCGACGCGAACCACCGGCAAGACCGGCGTCGAGATGGAAGCGCTTACCGCCGCTTCCGCCGCCGCTCTCACCGTGTACGACATGTGTAAATCGATCGATCGAGAGATGGAGATTCGCGCGGTTCGACTGTTGGAAAAGACAGGCGGGCGCTCGGGTCACTTTGTCCGATCTGCCGATGGCGACCAAGCGGACTCCGCATCATCGCGGTAA